The Burkholderia cepacia genomic interval CGCTGCAACTGGTAGAGGAACAGGTTGGTGACGACGTGATTGCTGTTCCACGAATGCTGCGGCGTGCAGCGTTCGTAACGGCCGTTCGGCAGCTTGCGGCGGCCGAGCCCGTAGTGCTCGACGTAGTTCACGACTTCGAGCAGCGACGCGCCGTAGACGGCCTGGATCACGAGGAACGGGATCACGACCTTGCCGGCCATCGCGATCGCGATGCCCCACACGACGACGGTCATCGCCCACGCGTGCAGCACCTCGTTGCGCCAGGTCCACGGCGAATGCCCGAGCCGTTCGAGGCGGGCCTTCTCGAGCCGCCACGCGGAGCGGATGCTGCCGGTCACGGTGCGCGGCAGGAACGCCCAGAACGATTCGCCGTAGCGCGCGCTCGCCGGATCCTCGGCCGTCGCGACACGGACATGGTGGCCGCGATTGTGCTCGACGTAGAAATGGCCGTATGCGACCGGCGCGAGCGTGATCTTCGCGAGCCAGCGCTCGAAGCGGTCGGTCTTGTGCCCGAGTTCATGCGCGGTATTGATCGAGATGCCCGTCGCGGCGCCGAGCGACAGCGCGAAGCCGACGTAGTCGTACCAGGCGAGCGCGTGCGTGCCGACGATCCATACGCACGCGAAGAACGCGACGTATTCGACGAGGGTCGCGAGATAGACGATCAGCCGGTAGTAGCGCTCCCGTTCGAGGTGCGGCACGACGGCCTCGGGCGGATTGTCGCGATCGTCGCCGATCAGCGTGTCGAGGATCGGGATCACGCCGAACGCGAACAGCGGGCCGAACCACCAGAACACATGCAGGCCCGTCGACAGCGCGAGCTGGGCGGCGAGGATCGGCAGCGTGATCGTCAGCGCGCCGAGCAGCCACAGGTAACGCTTGCCATCCGACCAGCCCGAAGCCGATCCGTCGGTCATTGCCATTGTCTCCCTCCTTGCTTGAATCCGCTCGTTGGTCCGCGCCGCATGGGCGTGCGCGGCGCCGGGTCGTGGCCCGGTTCTGCCTGTTATACGACCCATGCGCGCACTTTTCCAAACCCCCGCGCTAGGCAGGACGCTCCAAACGGCGGGGTTCCGCCGGCGCATCCGGGGAAGGGCGGTCGCGCGCCGATTGAAACGGGCCGGCACTTCGCGCGCGGCGCCGGCGAGGCCGTGCGATCGTCAGACGAAACCGCGGCGGCGGCTGTGCGCACGCAGCGCGTGCGGGCCGCGCAACAAATGTTGCGATGCAATAGGAATCGCCGGCGCGAGGCGGTTTTCGTTTGATTTCCGGTCGTCGCCGCGGCGCGCGGGCAGCGCGGCAGCGACGGCTTGCATGCCGGTCCGCGCGCGTTTGGTCCTGTCCGCCAAGGTGGCGCGCCGGGTGCGGGCGAGCGGCGAGCCGGCGGTCAACGTGCGCGGCCGGGCGTGCAGCGGCGATGCTGCACCTGCACAGCAACGTGCGGGCGGCGGCGCCGGAGGGCGTCCGCAACGCCTGTTGCCTTTCGATTCGCGCTGCCATTTGAAAATTACGATTTGACTCATGCCCCGCTTTCGGTTGAAGCTAGTAGCTTGCTGTCCGAAGGGGGCTGTGCCTGCATGAGTTCGACCTTGACCGTTCGTCGTATCGTTGCCGACCAGGGCGGCGTGTATCGCGAACTCCGCGCCGCATCGCTGCGCGAGCCCTACGCGCCCGGCGAAGCGCCGGAGGCCGAATTGCTGACCGTCGAAGCGGACGCAGCGTCGGCGATTGCCGCGCAGCGCGCCGTGTCCGACGAGTCGACGACTTTCCTGCTGTATACCGAAGGCCATCCGGCCGGCATGATCGGTGCGTATTTCGACAATACGCCCGATCGGCGTGCGTTCGTCAGCGAGCTGTGGGTTGCGCACGCGGTGCGTCATCTGCGCGGCGGGCTGCTGCTCGTCGACACCGCGAGCGCGTGGCTCGCCGAGCGCGGCGCCCAGGACGTCTACGCGTGGATTGCCGATGCGAACCGCAACGCGATCCGCTTCTACGAGCGCGCGGGTTTCGGCAACACCGGCGAACACGCGCCGATCGCGCGGATGCCCGGCGCGATGAAATCGCTGTACGTGTCGCAGGTGAAGCACTGACCGACGGGCCGCGCCCGCGAGGCGGGCCCGGCCTCGGACCGGCGCGCACGATTGCGGTTCTCCGGCGATTCGCGCGCATCGGCGCGCCTTCCCTCCCATCCGGGCCGCGGCGGCCCGACACCCGATTCCCGACACCAGCGGCGTGATGCCTGTTGCACGACGCCTGTTGCACGACGCCCAAAAATAATGGCCGCGCGCGTGGACGCCTGTAAAATACGCAAAAAATTTTTGCAGAGTGTCCATGTCGCTTAAAAAATCGCCATTCTTCGAGCTGCGCAGCGGATCGGTCGATACGTTGCTGTTCACCGTGAAGACGACCGATCTCGATGCGTTGCGTACCGAACTGGTCAAGCGCTTCGAAGCGACTCCCGAGTTTTTCGCCGACGATGTCGTCGCGATCGACGTCCGCCGCCTGGCGGACGGCGAACGCGTCGCGCTGGCGGACATCCGCCAGATGCTGAACGACGTGCGGATGCGCCCGGTGGGTGTCGTCGCGCTGGCCACGCAGGGCTGGGCGGGGGAAGCCGGCCTGCCGTTGCTCGAGGCGCGCGACCGTCGCGTGCCGTCGGCGAAGGGCGCGGGCGACACGGACGCTGCGCCTGCCGTCGAGGCGGCGGCCGTTCCGGCCGCTGCACCCGAGCCGGTGCAGCCGCAGGCCGGCGGCCAGACGCTCGTGATCGACCGGCCGTTGCGTTCGGGGCAGCAGATTTACGCGAAAGGAGACCTCGTGGTGCTCGCGCCGGTCAGTCACGGCGCGGAAATCATCGCGGAAGGCAACATCCACATCTACGCGCCGTTGCGCGGCCGCGCACTCGCGGGCGTGCACGGCAATCACGACGCGCGCATTTTCTGCACGTGTCTCGAGCCGGAACTGATTTCGATCGCGGGTATCTATCGAACAACCGAGAACCCGTTGCCCGCCGACGTACTGGGGAAAGCGGTGCAGATCCGGCTCGAAGAGGAAAAACTGATGATCGAACCGCTGCGCCTGACGTAATACACGCGGTGCGCTCCGGATCGATCGGCTCTCATTGACGAACACAGGGTATTGGGTAAATGGCAAAAATCATCGTGGTGACCTCGGGCAAGGGCGGCGTGGGCAAGACGACGACGAGCGCGAGCTTTGCGTCCGGTCTCGCGCTGCGCGGCCACAAG includes:
- a CDS encoding alkane 1-monooxygenase → MAMTDGSASGWSDGKRYLWLLGALTITLPILAAQLALSTGLHVFWWFGPLFAFGVIPILDTLIGDDRDNPPEAVVPHLERERYYRLIVYLATLVEYVAFFACVWIVGTHALAWYDYVGFALSLGAATGISINTAHELGHKTDRFERWLAKITLAPVAYGHFYVEHNRGHHVRVATAEDPASARYGESFWAFLPRTVTGSIRSAWRLEKARLERLGHSPWTWRNEVLHAWAMTVVVWGIAIAMAGKVVIPFLVIQAVYGASLLEVVNYVEHYGLGRRKLPNGRYERCTPQHSWNSNHVVTNLFLYQLQRHADHHANPTRSYQALRHFDDSPQLPAGYATMILFAYVPPLWYRVMNPRVVAHYGGNMAQSNIKPSIREKVLSQYGAAA
- the minC gene encoding septum site-determining protein MinC yields the protein MSLKKSPFFELRSGSVDTLLFTVKTTDLDALRTELVKRFEATPEFFADDVVAIDVRRLADGERVALADIRQMLNDVRMRPVGVVALATQGWAGEAGLPLLEARDRRVPSAKGAGDTDAAPAVEAAAVPAAAPEPVQPQAGGQTLVIDRPLRSGQQIYAKGDLVVLAPVSHGAEIIAEGNIHIYAPLRGRALAGVHGNHDARIFCTCLEPELISIAGIYRTTENPLPADVLGKAVQIRLEEEKLMIEPLRLT
- a CDS encoding GNAT family N-acetyltransferase; the protein is MPFENYDLTHAPLSVEASSLLSEGGCACMSSTLTVRRIVADQGGVYRELRAASLREPYAPGEAPEAELLTVEADAASAIAAQRAVSDESTTFLLYTEGHPAGMIGAYFDNTPDRRAFVSELWVAHAVRHLRGGLLLVDTASAWLAERGAQDVYAWIADANRNAIRFYERAGFGNTGEHAPIARMPGAMKSLYVSQVKH